The following is a genomic window from Desulforhopalus sp..
CGCCGATGACGTCTACATGCAGGCGACCGGCGATTACGATTGGGACTCCCTGGATGGCGTCGATATTCCAACGGACATTACTGAATGGGAAGTGGTAGCGCTATGAAGAAGAACAAACACATTTCCCAATCGGAACTTGAATCCTACCTCTGGGGCGCGGCCACCTTGCTGCGCGGCTACATCGACGCAGGGGACTACAAGCAGTTCATCTTCCCGCTACTGTTTTACAAGCGCCTGTGCGACGTGTATGACGAGGAGCTGGCTGATGCGCTGGAGGAATCCGGTGGCGATCAGAAATACGCCGCGCTCCCAGAACAGCACCGTTTCCAGATTCCGGAGGAAGCACACTGGAAAGCCACCCGCACCAAGGTCAAAAACGTGGGCAAAACCATCCAGGATACCCTGCGCGACATTGAACGCGCCAACCCCGACACCCTGTACGGGGTCTTCGGCGATGCCCAGTGGACCAACAAAGACCGCCTGCCGGATCACATGCTGCGCGAACTTATCGAGCACTTCAGCTCGCAGACTTTGTCGCTTTCCAACTGCCCGGAGGATGAACTGGGCGTGGGCTACGAGTTTCTGATCAAGAAGTTCGCCGACGATTCCGGCCACACCGCTGCGGAGTTCTATACGAATCGCACCGTGGTCCACCTGATGACCGAGATGCTGGAACCCAAGCCAGGCGAGTCGATCTATGACCCGACCTGCGGTTCGGCTGGCATGCTGCTCTCCTCCGTCGCCCACCTGAAGCGACAGAACAAGGAATGGCGGAACCTGCGACTATTCGGTCAGGAGCGCAACCTGCTCACCTCGGCCATCGGCCGGACGAATCTGTTCCTGCACGGCATCGAGGACTTCCGCATCTTCCGGGGCGACACCCTGACGGGTCCCGCCTTTGTCGAAGGCGACCGACTCATGCAGTTCGACGTGGTCTTGGCCAATCCGCCATATTCCATCAAGCAGTGGAACCGCGAGGCCTGGGCCGCCGATCCATGGGGTCGGAACATCTACGGTACTCCGCCCCAAGGCCGTGCCGACTACGCCTTCTGGCAGCACATCGTCGAGAGCATGAAGGCTAAAACCGGCCGATGCGCCATCCTGTTTCCGCATGGTGTCCTCTTTCGCAATGAAGAGCTGGCGATGCGCGAAAAGCTGGTTACCCACGACGTGGTGGAGTGTGTTCTGGGCCTCGGACCCAACCTCTTTTACAACTCGCCCATGGAAGCCTGCGTCGTCATCTGCCGCATGAACAAGCCTAAGGAGCGCAGGAACAAAGTGCTCTTCGTCAACGCGGTGAACGAAGTGACCCGCGAGCGGGCGCAGAGCTTCCTCACCGACGACCACATCCAGCGGATTGTCGCCGCCTACCGTACTTTCGGCGACAAGGAAGGCTTTGCTCGGGTGGTCAGCAATAAAGAAATCCGGGAAAAAGGCAGCAACCTCAGCATCCCGCTCTATGTGCGGGCGGACAACGGAAACGGCAATGGCAACGGGGCGGCCGAAACGGTCAGCCTCAAACAAGCCATTGCCAACTGGCAGGAAAGTTCGATGGCTCTGCGGAAATCCATGGGCAGCCTCTTTGAGGTGCTTGAGGATGCCCGGGTGATAAGAGGTGCCGAATGAGTGCACACCCTCCATTCGATCCGGGTACAGTTGAGGCCATTGCCAAGGTGATTGGTGAGGCTGGGTCAGGAACAGACATCAGTCGATACTTCCAGGTGAACGGGCTTGTTGATGACTCTGGCGAATCCACCAAGTGGCGGCGTCTCAATTCGGTATTTCTGAAAAACCAAGCAACGATAAAAAGCGCCAACCAGATTCTTGCCTTTGTCAGATCCTATCTTGTCCCAAGTCGCTTTGTTGGAAAACGAGATCAGTTCGAACACCATCGCGGTGAGCTCAACGCGATCTTAATTCTGCATGGCCTCGAATATGGCAAGGATGGCCAATTCAGGCATACAGCCCAAGCAAGAACATTAGATGAAGCAGAAACGCGAGCACAGGGTGTTCGTAACAAGTTGGCTTCCCGTAATACTCATCCTGAAGTCTACAAATACTGCCAGCCAGAACTAATGCAGGACAACTATTTCCATGCAGTTTTTGAAGCCTGCAAAGGGTTGTTCCAAAGGATTCGTGATCTTTCCAGTATTGAAGCCGATGGTGCCAACCTGATTGACAGGGCTTTCTCGATTGAAAATCCATCCCTCGCATTCAACACACTTCAGACTGAAACAGAAAAGTCAGAACACAAAGGATTTGCACAGCTTCTGAAGGGATGTGCAGCGGCGATCCGTAACCCGCTGGCGCACGGTCCCAAAATACTTTGGCAGGGAGAGATAGACGCCGCAGATTATCTCACTCTGATTTCCATGCTGCACAGAAAGCTGGATCAATGCGTCAAAGTTCCTAATCCGGAGTATCGGGGTGAGGGTGACGCATGACTGAACTGAAGCCCGGCTGGAAAATGGTCAAGTTCGGCGACATCGCGCAGAGCATTGCTATGAGGGTAAACCCCGCTGATGCCAAGACCGATGTCTATGTTGGGCTCGAACATCTCGATCCT
Proteins encoded in this region:
- a CDS encoding TIGR02391 family protein produces the protein MSAHPPFDPGTVEAIAKVIGEAGSGTDISRYFQVNGLVDDSGESTKWRRLNSVFLKNQATIKSANQILAFVRSYLVPSRFVGKRDQFEHHRGELNAILILHGLEYGKDGQFRHTAQARTLDEAETRAQGVRNKLASRNTHPEVYKYCQPELMQDNYFHAVFEACKGLFQRIRDLSSIEADGANLIDRAFSIENPSLAFNTLQTETEKSEHKGFAQLLKGCAAAIRNPLAHGPKILWQGEIDAADYLTLISMLHRKLDQCVKVPNPEYRGEGDA
- a CDS encoding type I restriction-modification system subunit M, yielding MKKNKHISQSELESYLWGAATLLRGYIDAGDYKQFIFPLLFYKRLCDVYDEELADALEESGGDQKYAALPEQHRFQIPEEAHWKATRTKVKNVGKTIQDTLRDIERANPDTLYGVFGDAQWTNKDRLPDHMLRELIEHFSSQTLSLSNCPEDELGVGYEFLIKKFADDSGHTAAEFYTNRTVVHLMTEMLEPKPGESIYDPTCGSAGMLLSSVAHLKRQNKEWRNLRLFGQERNLLTSAIGRTNLFLHGIEDFRIFRGDTLTGPAFVEGDRLMQFDVVLANPPYSIKQWNREAWAADPWGRNIYGTPPQGRADYAFWQHIVESMKAKTGRCAILFPHGVLFRNEELAMREKLVTHDVVECVLGLGPNLFYNSPMEACVVICRMNKPKERRNKVLFVNAVNEVTRERAQSFLTDDHIQRIVAAYRTFGDKEGFARVVSNKEIREKGSNLSIPLYVRADNGNGNGNGAAETVSLKQAIANWQESSMALRKSMGSLFEVLEDARVIRGAE